The DNA window TCGTGTTATTGATACTGGGTTTACAAGGCGTTACCTATCTTTTCATCGCCCAGGACCCCGAACTGAGCGAGCTTCTATGGATAAAAATACTGATTTGTATCCCCCCGCCCATTCTGGGCGGCGTTGCCCTGGCCCACTTGCTGCATAATAAAGCGAGCTTTGAATTGCTGCGCCCGATACTAGGCCTAAAGTGGGCGTCGTTGATTTATTTTACTTTATTTTTAGCAGCACTCGAATTCGCAATGCCAAGGCTAGGCGTCTGGATCATTATGCTATTCATGGTGGGGTCCATCGTTATTAACGAAAATAACAGCATGGGCGGGATCTTACGCTGGCGCCCGCTGGCCTATGTCGGCACCATCAGCTACGGCATGTATCTGATGCACATGCTTGCCTATAACGTTACCTATCGCTTACTGCATTTTGCCAATATCGACAACGAGTGGGCTCGATATCCTGTTTCCGTATCACTGACCATCCTCGCTGCTGCCATCAGTTTTCACTTTTATGAAACGAAATTTCTAAAATTGAAATCCCGATTTTCCAGAACAGAAACCAAAAAAAATATTGAAGATTCCATGGTTCAGCCAAGCTGATGGCACGACTGGTTTTTTCACCGCCCTATTTGGCCTATTAACATTGCCATTGCATAGCGTCGGATTTCAATAACAATACAATTCAAAAAGCAGATGAAAAAATTAGACGCATTCGATATTTAAATTCCGAAAAATTGGTTCCAATCCTGGTGCTAAACCATTTGTGCCATCGGAGCTCTTCCGATGGTGTCCATAGGCACAACGTAGTTAACAGGAATTACCATGGAATACGTTTTTTCTAACACAAGGAAACAGATCGGGAAAAAAGCGCTTCGCTTAATCAGCATTGCTTTACTGGCATTAGGATTTCTATCCAACGCATACAGTTTTAATATGGGAACCGGCGGTGGCGGCTCGGGTTCGGATAGCCTGAATAATACAGGCCCCAACGGTAACGGTGTACTGACCTTACCTGGCGATATTGCAACCGCTAACAAAAAGTATCCGGTTATGATTTGGGGCCCCGGCATCGGCACCACCCCCTCGCTTTACAGCAGTATTACTCGTCAATTCGCAGCCAATGGCATGATTGTCTTTTCACAAACGTCATCCGGCAATGGCTCTGAAATGAAAGCCGCATTGGATTGGTTGTTTGAGCAGAACAAAAACCCATCAAGCCCCGTGTACCAAAAAATCGACACCAGTAAAGTGGGCGTTGGCGGTCATTCCCTTGGTGGTATGTCCAGTTTTTCAGCCTCAGCCGACCCACGGGTAAAAACGGCGATTCTGGCAGCCGGTGGCTCCTTCTTTCCCGGCGGACGCAGAGGATTATCCAAGCCCACCCTGTTGATCGGTGGCACCGCCGATTTTGCTACCAGCGCCATGCATGGTGATTACCAGTTGGCCAGCGGGCCGGCGTTTATGACCGTTCTCAATGGCGCAGGTCACACCAATGTTCCGTTCCAGGCAACTGACATGATGACCTCCTGGTTACGCTGGCAGTTGCTGGGTGAGACCGGCCTTCGAAGCGAGTTTCTGGCTGCAAATTGCAAATATTGCGGTCAGGGATACGATTCCAAATCTAAAAACTGGTAACCGCTGACTTGGTCTGAGCACGGTGTTGCTATTGCGGTGCTCAGATCAGTCATCCCGCACTCCCCCCCTGGGCCACGGGCTTCCATCAATCCCGTGTCAACACAAAAAAGAACGGTTTGGTGGCGTCCTTCAGGTCCATCACTCCCAATACCTTGTCATTGCTGATCTTGCGGAAGACATCGTTAATGGGGAGCTGGTCATACACCATGGTGGCACTAACTGCACCCCGATATTCAGTCATACGCAAACGCTACGCTTACCGGCTCCAGCTCATCGAAAAAAGCCATGGCCTGATCGGTGGTCAAACGCTCCTGTTTCAACAGTTCATCGAACTTAAGCGCGCAGTTCATGTCACATTCCTATGATTGGATTAGTTATGAACGTGCAAAATTACCAGGAAGACAAACAAAAAACAGTGACCAAAATAGTCGCAAACAGATAACAGTCCGGTCAACGTTGAAAGTTTTGAGCTATTTAAGCCATTAATTTATACGATTATGAATAAATAAATGAATTCGTATACTGACCATCATGTGTAAAACACTGCAAAAACCGAAACCCACAAAAGGAGGAGTAATCTCATGAGTTCTATCGACATAGGCATCAAGGAGTCCGATCGGGTCGCCACAGCAGACGCACTGAAGGAGCTATTGGCAGACAGCTATACGCTTTACTTACAAACACACAATTTTCACTGGAACGTTACCGGCCCTCAATTCCGCGAGCTGCATTTGATGTTCGAGGAACACTACCAGGAGCTGGCTGTGGCGGTGGATGATATCGCCGAGCGCATCCGCACATTGGGGGTGAGCGCACCCGGCACCTACAAAGAGTTCGCACAACTCTCCAGTATCCAGGAAACCGACGACATCCCCTCGGGCAGCGAGATGGTGGACATCCTGAATAAGGGCCACGAACAGGTTGTAAAAACCTGCCGAAAGGTACTGAAAATTGCACAGGATTCCGACGATGAATCGTCTGCTTCTTTGGCATCAGACCGCATGAGAATTCATGAGAAGACGGCCTGGATGCTAAGAGCCATGAATCAATAGTCCATTTTCTTAATCAACACACAGGTAATGTTTCGATACCTGCACCAGCGGGGACCGTCAATTCGGTCCCCGCTTTTAATTTGCAAATTCCACCCCGCTGCTCTGAACTTGCCTCTCATCTCTATCACAATCATACTGGCCGCTGAAAGACATACAGGGACGTCGCCGCATGGTTTTATGGCTATTATTTAACTTCGTTTTTCTGGTATTGGCTGCTACCGGTATTCACCAATTTCGTAAATATCTGATTTCACGAGACATCAGTTTCAAAGAAAAACACCTTTTCGACGGCACTTTTTATCAGGTTGGCGAAACTGACATTATTGTTCATGAAGCCCATGATGCAAACGCAGTAACGGTCATTTGCTTCCCGGGATTCCTGGAGAACCAGCAATATTTTACGCAACTTTACCAAGGCCTGGATATCACCTTTATCGCGCTTAATAACGCAGACTACCATTCCGGATATTACAGTCATAACCCCATTATTCCTGAATGGGGAAAGCAAAATCCCTACCCGGTCGGGACCATCGAACACGATGCCTATCTGCTGTGTGAAGTGATTGAAAATATCGCGGGCAATCAGAAGATTTTGCTGCACGGGCACTCTCGTGGCGGGGCGGTGATTCTGGAAGCCGGTCACCAAAAACCCGAATTGACCGCCGGGGCTACCGCCCTACTGGAGGCGCCGGTTCTGCCAAAAGCGACTGCATCCCCAATTTTGGAACGCTTTGCACAAATCGGCGGGCTCTATTTCTTCCCTATTTACATGGAATTTCTGCGGGTTATTCCCGCTAAATATTGGCTATCGGAAATAACCAATTACCCGCTGACGCCCCGCAAAAGGGAAATCATATCGGCGTCATTTAAACTACCTAAGCATGGCAGCACCGCGATTAAAAATATGGTCAATATCCGCGAGTGGCAACTCAATACGGATTACGATGTGTACGATCATTTTACGGAAATCCGCGTCGTCATTGCTGAGCGGGACTCCGTATTGAATCGCTCC is part of the Ketobacter sp. MCCC 1A13808 genome and encodes:
- a CDS encoding DUF4334 domain-containing protein, coding for MTEYRGAVSATMVYDQLPINDVFRKISNDKVLGVMDLKDATKPFFFVLTRD
- a CDS encoding acyltransferase family protein → MNQSPLTHEHYSNTQFFSCLDGLRAFSILAVIWVHTGVNETGWHILTRGQIGVDLFFAISGFLITTLLIREKNKYGFISMKGFYLRRALRIFPIYYTVIAIYTLMVLLLENNTDKGNQFFSNLPYFLTYTSNLFVENSGAVIFYFAWSLAAEEQFYMIWPSVERFLSGFRPVYIVLLILGLQGVTYLFIAQDPELSELLWIKILICIPPPILGGVALAHLLHNKASFELLRPILGLKWASLIYFTLFLAALEFAMPRLGVWIIMLFMVGSIVINENNSMGGILRWRPLAYVGTISYGMYLMHMLAYNVTYRLLHFANIDNEWARYPVSVSLTILAAAISFHFYETKFLKLKSRFSRTETKKNIEDSMVQPS
- a CDS encoding alpha/beta hydrolase, with the translated sequence MVLWLLFNFVFLVLAATGIHQFRKYLISRDISFKEKHLFDGTFYQVGETDIIVHEAHDANAVTVICFPGFLENQQYFTQLYQGLDITFIALNNADYHSGYYSHNPIIPEWGKQNPYPVGTIEHDAYLLCEVIENIAGNQKILLHGHSRGGAVILEAGHQKPELTAGATALLEAPVLPKATASPILERFAQIGGLYFFPIYMEFLRVIPAKYWLSEITNYPLTPRKREIISASFKLPKHGSTAIKNMVNIREWQLNTDYDVYDHFTEIRVVIAERDSVLNRSAMLRSASKGEKVKIIHTEGTNHFISVEQPDTILKASGLIPPVDTRA
- a CDS encoding Dps family protein, coding for MSSIDIGIKESDRVATADALKELLADSYTLYLQTHNFHWNVTGPQFRELHLMFEEHYQELAVAVDDIAERIRTLGVSAPGTYKEFAQLSSIQETDDIPSGSEMVDILNKGHEQVVKTCRKVLKIAQDSDDESSASLASDRMRIHEKTAWMLRAMNQ